Proteins from a single region of Dyadobacter fanqingshengii:
- the der gene encoding ribosome biogenesis GTPase Der — MANIISIVGRPNVGKSTLFNRLTESRKAIMDNQSGVTRDRHYGYGEWTDQYFTVIDTGGYVVGSEDIFEGAIRDQVELALEESTVVLFMVDTMTGLTDLDKDFANVLRRINKPVYMVANKAETQERYQSAAEFYELGLGEQIFAISAQTGFGTGELLDQVITHFETAGIEDPEAGIPRIAIMGRPNVGKSSFLNVLTGTDRSIVTDIAGTTRDAIHTHYNAFGMEFILTDTAGIRRKSRVKEDIEYYSTLRSVKAMEESDVCIILLDATLGLEGQDMNIIGQADKAKKGIVIMVNKWDLVEKDSKTADTFKKALLERLAPMNYMPIIFASVVEKQRILQVMEKAMEVYKNKTKKITTSKLNEVMQAEIEKYPPPADRGKYINIKYMIQLPTPSPTFVFFSSNPKHVKEPYLRYLENRMRENFDFSGVPITIFFREK, encoded by the coding sequence ATGGCAAATATAATTTCAATTGTTGGGCGTCCGAATGTGGGCAAATCCACATTATTTAACCGCCTTACGGAAAGTCGTAAGGCAATTATGGACAACCAGAGCGGCGTTACCCGTGACCGGCATTATGGTTACGGTGAATGGACCGACCAATATTTTACAGTAATCGACACCGGCGGTTATGTCGTTGGTTCAGAAGATATTTTTGAAGGAGCGATCCGCGACCAGGTTGAGCTTGCATTGGAAGAATCTACGGTGGTTTTGTTCATGGTGGACACCATGACGGGCCTCACGGATCTGGACAAAGACTTTGCAAATGTGCTTAGGCGCATTAACAAGCCCGTTTATATGGTTGCGAACAAGGCTGAAACCCAGGAGCGTTACCAGTCTGCCGCTGAATTTTATGAATTGGGGCTTGGTGAACAAATATTTGCGATTTCTGCGCAAACGGGTTTTGGAACGGGCGAATTGCTGGATCAGGTTATTACGCATTTTGAAACGGCGGGCATTGAAGATCCGGAAGCTGGAATTCCAAGGATTGCCATTATGGGAAGGCCGAATGTGGGCAAATCATCTTTCCTGAATGTGCTTACCGGCACAGACAGGAGCATTGTGACAGACATTGCAGGCACAACGCGCGACGCTATTCACACGCATTACAATGCATTCGGCATGGAGTTCATCCTGACCGATACGGCTGGAATTCGCCGCAAATCACGTGTTAAAGAGGACATTGAATATTATTCCACATTGCGTTCAGTGAAGGCAATGGAGGAATCGGACGTTTGTATCATTCTTTTGGATGCCACACTGGGTCTGGAAGGACAGGACATGAACATTATTGGCCAGGCGGATAAGGCGAAAAAGGGCATTGTGATCATGGTCAATAAGTGGGATTTGGTTGAAAAGGATTCTAAGACAGCCGATACATTTAAGAAAGCGCTTCTGGAAAGACTTGCTCCCATGAACTATATGCCAATCATTTTTGCATCCGTCGTTGAAAAGCAACGCATACTGCAAGTGATGGAAAAGGCCATGGAAGTTTATAAAAACAAGACCAAGAAAATCACGACTTCGAAACTAAACGAGGTGATGCAGGCTGAGATTGAAAAATATCCGCCACCTGCTGACAGAGGGAAATATATCAACATTAAATATATGATCCAGCTGCCAACGCCTTCACCAACATTCGTGTTTTTCAGCAGTAATCCGAAGCACGTGAAGGAGCCATATCTGCGTTATCTGGAAAACAGAATGCGCGAAAACTTCGATTTCTCAGGTGTGCCGATTACGATTTTCTTTCGGGAAAAGTAG
- a CDS encoding fumarylacetoacetate hydrolase family protein, with protein MKLYKTENGILLERDDLFYRLHETDWDQTVNRDDLYGWLEIQVESLIPLTFTDDIPMPEILAPIGSQEVWASGVTYFRSRTARMEESEKAGGGSFYDRVYEAERPELFFKSTAWRVVGNHGTVRIRRDSTWDVPEPELTLFASSSGTLVGYTIGNDMSSRSIEGENPLYLPQAKSYTGSAALGPCLYVPEFALGDDTVIDLAIVRAGEEVFSGEVTLAQMKRKPDELLQYLFREMAFPHGAYLMTGTGIIPPSDFTLQQGDIVHISIEPIGTLTNVVG; from the coding sequence ATGAAGTTATATAAAACAGAAAACGGCATCCTGCTGGAAAGGGACGATCTTTTTTATCGTTTGCACGAAACCGATTGGGACCAGACCGTGAACCGGGATGATCTGTACGGGTGGCTGGAAATACAAGTTGAAAGCCTCATTCCGTTGACTTTCACGGACGATATTCCGATGCCTGAAATCCTGGCGCCAATTGGTTCTCAGGAGGTTTGGGCTTCGGGCGTAACGTATTTCAGAAGTCGCACTGCCCGCATGGAGGAGTCCGAAAAGGCAGGCGGGGGAAGTTTTTATGATCGCGTTTACGAAGCGGAAAGACCAGAGCTTTTCTTTAAATCAACAGCCTGGCGCGTCGTAGGCAATCACGGAACCGTCCGCATCCGCCGCGATTCTACCTGGGATGTGCCAGAGCCTGAGCTTACGTTGTTTGCTTCCTCATCGGGAACATTGGTAGGTTATACCATTGGCAACGATATGAGTTCCAGAAGCATTGAAGGAGAAAATCCGTTGTATTTACCTCAGGCTAAGTCGTATACAGGCAGTGCGGCGCTGGGCCCGTGCTTATATGTGCCAGAATTTGCGCTCGGCGATGACACGGTAATTGATCTTGCGATTGTACGTGCAGGCGAAGAAGTATTTAGCGGCGAAGTGACATTAGCCCAGATGAAACGCAAGCCGGACGAGTTACTCCAATATTTATTCCGTGAAATGGCTTTCCCACATGGTGCCTATCTCATGACCGGCACAGGCATCATTCCCCCATCCGATTTTACATTACAACAAGGCGATATCGTTCACATTTCTATTGAGCCCATCGGGACGTTGACAAATGTGGTTGGCTGA
- the era gene encoding GTPase Era, with amino-acid sequence MEDKTEITTPFRNHRAGFVSIIGKPNVGKSTLMNVLVGERMSIITSKAQTTRHRIMGILNGKHEDIPFQLVYSDTPGVIKPAYKLHDSMMTFVKGSLEDADVVLFVAEVGEKVTDHEVLPLLKRADAPIVLVLNKIDLSDQEHVNAKMAEWEAAIQPDAIIPISALHQANIATLFDAVITRLPFHPPYFEEDELTDKPERFFASEIIREKIFLNYRQEIPYSSEVVISEFKERDDMIVIRAEILVERKSQKGIIIGEKGEMLKKIGTQARLDMEAFFGKKVFLEQHVRVEPDWRSKENKLRQFGYDE; translated from the coding sequence ATGGAAGACAAGACAGAAATAACAACTCCTTTTCGCAACCACCGCGCCGGTTTCGTCAGCATCATTGGCAAGCCGAATGTTGGTAAATCTACGCTAATGAACGTTTTGGTGGGCGAAAGGATGTCAATCATTACCTCGAAGGCGCAAACCACGCGGCACCGCATTATGGGAATTCTGAATGGTAAGCATGAAGATATTCCTTTTCAGCTGGTGTATTCGGATACGCCCGGCGTGATCAAGCCAGCTTATAAGCTGCATGATTCAATGATGACTTTCGTAAAAGGGTCATTGGAAGATGCGGACGTCGTTTTGTTTGTTGCAGAAGTGGGGGAGAAAGTGACGGATCACGAAGTTTTGCCTCTATTGAAACGTGCGGATGCGCCGATCGTTTTGGTTTTAAACAAAATAGATCTCTCTGACCAGGAACACGTTAATGCGAAAATGGCGGAGTGGGAAGCGGCCATACAGCCGGATGCTATTATTCCCATTTCTGCGTTGCACCAGGCCAACATTGCCACACTTTTTGATGCTGTTATAACAAGGTTGCCTTTTCACCCTCCGTATTTTGAGGAGGATGAACTTACAGATAAGCCTGAGCGTTTCTTTGCTTCCGAAATCATACGCGAAAAAATATTTCTGAATTACCGCCAGGAAATTCCATACAGCTCCGAAGTTGTAATTTCAGAATTTAAAGAACGGGACGACATGATCGTGATCCGCGCGGAAATCCTTGTGGAACGCAAAAGCCAGAAAGGGATTATTATTGGAGAAAAAGGGGAAATGCTGAAAAAGATCGGAACGCAGGCCAGACTTGATATGGAGGCGTTTTTTGGTAAAAAAGTGTTTCTGGAACAACATGTGAGGGTTGAGCCGGATTGGAGAAGCAAGGAAAACAAGCTGAGACAGTTTGGTTACGACGAATAA
- a CDS encoding ABC transporter permease has product MLRNYIKIAFRHLVKNKGYSVINIGGLAVGMAAAMLIGLWVYDELSFNKYHQNYDRIAQLMQQQTLDGEIVTGNNVPIPLASELKSNFPNDFKHVVLSSWTTRHILSSGTSKFTKAGNFMSAEAAEMLSLEMVYGTWAGLKEPGSVLLSESVANAFFGNADPLNQVIKLDNELNVKVTGVYKDLPYSSEFKEVRFIGPWDLYVASTDWVREAQANSNWSSSSFQIYAQLTEKANVQSVSAKIKDIKARKADQNELRFKPEILLHPMSRWHLYSEWKNGLNVGGRVQFVWLFAVIGLFVLFLACINFMNLSTARSEKRSKEVGIRKAIGSLRGQLIGQFFSESFLIVGIALVISLLLVQVMLPFFNQMADKEMVMLWSNPLFWVGVITFSVVTGLVAGSYPAFYLSSFQPIKTLKGTGARMGLAAALPRKVLVVLQFTVSITLIIGTIVVYRQILHAKSRPIGYNRENLVTIHVNTPDIHNHFNAVLHDLIKAGSATSMTESMGPPTEVRSANVGFDWKGKDPDLEAEFATIGISHDFGKTLGWDFVAGRDFSKTFSTDSAGFILNETAVKFMGLGRPNVAAAIGETVKWEGRSFRILGVVKDMIMESPYEPVRQTIFFIRPRAGDFITIRINPASDTQQALQNIEAVFKQYSPDAPFAYEFVDQEYDFKFESEERISNLAAAFASLAILISCLGLFGLASFMAEQRTKEIGVRKVLGASILNLWSLLSLDFITLVLISCLLSAPIAWFTMNNWLNNYEYHTAVSWWIFIIAGTGVLLITMLTVSYQAIKAAMLNPVKSLKSE; this is encoded by the coding sequence ATGCTTAGAAATTACATTAAAATCGCATTTCGCCACCTGGTCAAAAACAAAGGTTATTCAGTCATTAACATTGGCGGGCTGGCTGTGGGCATGGCGGCGGCAATGCTGATTGGATTGTGGGTTTATGATGAATTGTCTTTTAATAAATATCATCAAAACTACGACCGGATTGCGCAGTTAATGCAGCAACAAACCTTGGATGGGGAGATTGTTACGGGCAATAATGTGCCTATTCCGCTTGCATCGGAGCTCAAAAGCAATTTTCCTAATGACTTTAAGCATGTTGTGCTTTCTTCATGGACTACAAGGCACATTCTATCGTCCGGGACTTCGAAATTTACAAAAGCAGGAAATTTTATGTCAGCCGAAGCAGCTGAAATGCTGTCGTTGGAAATGGTTTATGGCACCTGGGCAGGTTTGAAAGAGCCGGGCTCAGTGTTGCTTTCTGAGTCTGTTGCCAATGCGTTTTTCGGCAATGCTGATCCGCTGAATCAGGTGATCAAGCTCGATAATGAGCTAAATGTTAAGGTTACAGGTGTTTACAAAGATCTGCCTTACAGCTCCGAGTTCAAGGAAGTGCGTTTCATCGGGCCATGGGATTTGTATGTGGCTTCGACGGATTGGGTTAGAGAAGCACAGGCTAACAGCAATTGGAGCAGCAGCTCGTTCCAGATTTATGCGCAGTTGACTGAAAAGGCCAATGTGCAAAGTGTTTCCGCAAAAATTAAAGACATCAAAGCAAGAAAGGCAGACCAAAACGAGCTCCGCTTCAAGCCCGAAATTTTGCTTCATCCGATGAGCCGCTGGCATCTGTATTCCGAATGGAAAAATGGTCTCAATGTGGGTGGGAGAGTTCAGTTTGTTTGGTTATTTGCCGTTATCGGGCTTTTTGTGCTGTTTTTGGCATGCATTAATTTTATGAATCTCAGTACAGCGCGTTCTGAAAAACGGTCAAAAGAAGTCGGAATTCGGAAAGCAATCGGCTCGCTGCGGGGACAACTGATCGGGCAATTTTTCAGTGAGTCTTTTCTGATTGTCGGGATTGCGCTTGTCATTTCTTTGCTCCTTGTGCAGGTTATGCTGCCGTTTTTTAATCAAATGGCCGATAAAGAGATGGTTATGCTTTGGTCAAATCCGCTTTTTTGGGTGGGGGTGATCACTTTCAGCGTAGTGACGGGGTTGGTGGCGGGAAGTTATCCAGCATTTTATTTGTCTTCATTTCAACCCATCAAAACCCTGAAAGGCACGGGCGCGCGAATGGGCCTTGCAGCCGCTTTGCCACGAAAAGTGTTGGTGGTCCTGCAATTTACGGTTTCGATAACATTGATAATTGGCACCATTGTGGTTTACAGGCAGATTTTGCATGCAAAGAGCCGCCCGATCGGTTACAACCGCGAAAACCTTGTAACCATTCATGTGAACACGCCGGACATTCACAATCATTTTAATGCAGTGCTTCATGACCTGATTAAGGCCGGATCGGCAACTTCCATGACCGAATCCATGGGGCCGCCAACGGAGGTGAGATCAGCCAATGTGGGTTTTGATTGGAAAGGAAAAGATCCGGATCTCGAAGCGGAGTTTGCGACCATTGGCATTTCGCATGATTTTGGCAAAACGCTTGGTTGGGATTTTGTCGCGGGAAGGGATTTTTCAAAAACCTTTTCAACGGACTCTGCTGGATTTATACTGAACGAAACTGCAGTAAAATTTATGGGCCTGGGTCGTCCGAATGTTGCGGCTGCAATTGGTGAAACTGTAAAATGGGAAGGCAGGAGTTTCCGGATTTTGGGTGTGGTAAAAGATATGATTATGGAGTCGCCTTATGAGCCGGTCCGTCAAACTATCTTTTTCATCCGACCGCGCGCAGGCGATTTCATCACAATCCGGATTAATCCTGCTAGCGACACACAACAAGCATTGCAGAACATTGAAGCCGTTTTCAAGCAATACAGCCCGGACGCTCCGTTTGCATATGAATTTGTCGACCAGGAATATGATTTCAAATTTGAGTCAGAAGAGCGCATTAGCAACCTGGCTGCTGCATTTGCGTCTTTGGCAATTTTAATAAGTTGTTTGGGACTTTTCGGCCTGGCATCATTCATGGCTGAGCAACGGACCAAAGAAATCGGCGTCCGAAAAGTGCTGGGCGCATCCATTTTGAATCTTTGGAGCCTTCTTTCTCTTGATTTCATCACGTTGGTCCTTATTTCCTGCCTGCTGTCGGCACCCATTGCCTGGTTCACGATGAACAACTGGCTCAACAACTACGAATATCATACGGCCGTCTCCTGGTGGATTTTCATCATCGCCGGAACAGGCGTTTTGCTCATTACAATGCTTACCGTAAGTTATCAAGCGATAAAGGCAGCAATGCTGAATCCGGTGAAGAGTTTGAAAAGTGAGTAA